A DNA window from Hydractinia symbiolongicarpus strain clone_291-10 chromosome 6, HSymV2.1, whole genome shotgun sequence contains the following coding sequences:
- the LOC130647016 gene encoding leucine-rich melanocyte differentiation-associated protein-like isoform X2: MEHLFSDGSLSFVGQDVECIPPWLSKKYGTNTKRIDLSYNRLRSVKGLVGFAELLELVLDNNQLSDDVEFPQVNTLETLTINKNNIKDLETFLSKVKEKLPNLKYLSMLGNEACPNQLSSYENDEEDYQRYRYYTIYCLPKLKFLDSTPVTADERKEAQRVGAYMKVVTSEITESSPTETNKSDKNASNDLYSPLPSTDSREGDHKSSFGKCRYVYYGKHSEGNRFIVNNDL, translated from the exons ATGGAACATCTATTCTCAGATGGCAGT ttATCTTTTGTTGGACAGGACGTTGAGTGTATACCACCATGGCTATCTAAAAAGTATGGAACTAATACAAAGCGAATAGATTTAAGTTACAATAGACTAAG GAGTGTCAAGGGGTTGGTTGGCTTTGCAGAGTTGCTCGAACTTGTTCTGGATAACAATCAACTATCGGATGATGTGGAGTTTCCACAAGTCAACACTTTGGAGACATtaactataaataaaaataat ATAAAAGATTTAGAGACTTTTCTAAGCAAGGTGAAAGAAAAACTACCAAATCTCAAATACCTTTCCATGCTTGGTAATGAGGCGTGTCCTAATCAACTAAGCAGTTACGAAAACGACGAAGAAGACTATCAAAGATACCG TTACTACACAATATACTGTCTGCCGAAATTAAAATTTCTCGACTCGACCCCCGTGACTGCTGATGAAAGAAAAGAAGCTCAAAGAGTTGGTGCGTATATGAAAGTTGTGACGTCAGAAATAACCGAATCG TCGCCTACCGAAACTAACAAATCAGATAAAAACGCATCCAACGATTTGTACTCTCCGCTACCATCAACAGATTCAAGAGAAGGCGATCATAAAAGTTCGTTTGGTAAATGTCGGTATGTTTATTATGGAAAACATTCGGAAGGAAATCGATTTATTGTAAACAACgacttgtaa
- the LOC130647016 gene encoding leucine-rich melanocyte differentiation-associated protein-like isoform X1: MYYGTSILRWQCKLSFVGQDVECIPPWLSKKYGTNTKRIDLSYNRLRSVKGLVGFAELLELVLDNNQLSDDVEFPQVNTLETLTINKNNIKDLETFLSKVKEKLPNLKYLSMLGNEACPNQLSSYENDEEDYQRYRYYTIYCLPKLKFLDSTPVTADERKEAQRVGAYMKVVTSEITESSPTETNKSDKNASNDLYSPLPSTDSREGDHKSSFGKCRYVYYGKHSEGNRFIVNNDL, translated from the exons atGTATTATGGAACATCTATTCTCAGATGGCAGTGTAAG ttATCTTTTGTTGGACAGGACGTTGAGTGTATACCACCATGGCTATCTAAAAAGTATGGAACTAATACAAAGCGAATAGATTTAAGTTACAATAGACTAAG GAGTGTCAAGGGGTTGGTTGGCTTTGCAGAGTTGCTCGAACTTGTTCTGGATAACAATCAACTATCGGATGATGTGGAGTTTCCACAAGTCAACACTTTGGAGACATtaactataaataaaaataat ATAAAAGATTTAGAGACTTTTCTAAGCAAGGTGAAAGAAAAACTACCAAATCTCAAATACCTTTCCATGCTTGGTAATGAGGCGTGTCCTAATCAACTAAGCAGTTACGAAAACGACGAAGAAGACTATCAAAGATACCG TTACTACACAATATACTGTCTGCCGAAATTAAAATTTCTCGACTCGACCCCCGTGACTGCTGATGAAAGAAAAGAAGCTCAAAGAGTTGGTGCGTATATGAAAGTTGTGACGTCAGAAATAACCGAATCG TCGCCTACCGAAACTAACAAATCAGATAAAAACGCATCCAACGATTTGTACTCTCCGCTACCATCAACAGATTCAAGAGAAGGCGATCATAAAAGTTCGTTTGGTAAATGTCGGTATGTTTATTATGGAAAACATTCGGAAGGAAATCGATTTATTGTAAACAACgacttgtaa
- the LOC130647203 gene encoding uncharacterized protein LOC130647203: MDYIPVINRYDQCIKMNLPSHVDVRDDISGYSIPKFSFPLNLLLPCKRISLDRVLAADIDHMQLYNDRFKKRGMEDQIETLCSGSHFEGLEVPLRFVKNTIDLPDVDVMFVIKWMIAGCGVDNYEYIIDSSDTHIGYLRIWKKNIVEKPKDHWVKVENLNRYYLSSENLTTGLKKVLVNVKEKNSLHESHGPAVMKTDMRKWSSDMLQQARSDSSLMYQRDIDIVISLPCPEWPSIAMEWITRERQWNWPPESIISTALSEGCHIVGSAFPRSICKNLEWRLSFSKIEKFLARSLNDTQRKCYIFMKILLKSELNFPNILCSYHIKTILFWLCEQRNPILWCLPNLGACLFEMIDELEKCLKAGWIEHYFIRNNNLLCHAHEDFLETLIKKLQHVRKDPLSMILKAINLGRFIYSPDMEKYNVLFEPTMETISNQSQALAIDNNVSFEQTLYKIAKQYMLEGRMDLVELMVEEFNIFLSESSDAVGVEPFHYLIQLISRECKKVNYVEKQIEILEQLRLKWNFDADYCSRICRQLGEFYQMKAHLSTDPLKYDVNITKAEKVLLSALEMDSSLSVNHFYIAKFWCEEGNYDEIEQALLNVVEIEKLKHTGHCLFTSVHATFVDKHLKSELKQHLFISSPMIILAYYYLTVLYHKTEREDSLKDILSEFEQAAYIAVMAKPEFVSCLVLLGYSYYFCDEVEKAKETFAMAASHQHELNEEAIKICSLE; this comes from the exons ATg GATTATATTCCTGTCATCAACCGATATGATCAATGTATCAAAATGAACTTGCCATCGCATGTAGATGTGCGTGATGACATTTCTGGGTACTCCATACCCAAGTTTTCGTTTCCTTTAAACTTACTGCTTCCATGTAAACGAATATCATTGGATAGAGTGTTAGCAGCTGATATAGATCATATGCAATTGTACAATGATAGATTTAAGAAAAGGGGTATGGAAGATCAAATTGAAACACTGTGCTCAGGAAGTCATTTTGAAGGACTTGAAGTTCCGCTGCGTTTTGTGAAGAACACCATCGATCTCCCTGATGTTGATGTTATGTTTGTTATTAAATGGATGATTGCTGGCTGTGGTGTTGATAACTATGAGTACATTATTGATTCTTCCGACACACACATTGGTTACTTACGAATATGGAAAAAGAATATTGTTGAAAAACCAAAGGATCATTGGGTTAAAGTTGAAAACTTAAATCGCTATTATTTAtcttcagaaaatttaacaactGGTCTTAAAAAGGTTCTTGTAAATGTTAAGGAAAAAAATTCCCTGCATGAATCGCATGGTCCTGCAGTGATGAAAACAGACATGCGAAAATGGAGCAGCGATATGCTTCAGCAAGCTCGAAGTGATAGTAGTTTGATGTACCAACGTGATATCGACATAGTCATATCTTTACCTTGCCCAGAATGGCCCTCTATTGCAATGGAATGGATTACTAGGGAAAGACAATGGAACTGGCCACCAGAAAGTATCATTTCAACAGCTTTATCTGAAGGTTGTCACATTGTTGGTAGTGCATTTCCAAGAAGCATTTGCAAAAACCTTGAATGGCGACTTTCGTTTTCTAAAATCGAAAAGTTTCTAGCGCGCAGTTTGAATGACACGCAAAGGAAGTGTTATATCTTCATGAAGATTCTACTGAAATCTGAGCTGAATTTTCCCAACATCCTCTGTTCTTATCACATCAAGACCATACTATTTTGGTTATGTGAACAACGAAATCCGATTTTATGGTGTTTACCAAACCTAGGAGCATGTTTATTTGAGATGATTGATGAGctggaaaaatgtttgaaagcGGGATGGATTGAACATTACTTTAtcagaaataacaatcttctttgCCACGCCCATGAAGATTTCCTGGAAACTCTGATCAAGAAGTTACAACATGTCCGTAAAGATCCATTGAGCATGATTTTAAAAGCTATAAATCTTGGTCGATTTATATATTCGCCTGATATGGAAAAATACAACGTTTTGTTTGAACCAACAATGGAGACGATTTCCAATCAAAGCCAAGCTTTAGCTATTGACAACAATGTCTCCTTTGAGCAGACATTATACAAGATAGCCAAGCAATATATGCTTGAAGGGAGAATGGACTTAGTTGAGCTTATGGTAGAAGAATTTAATATATTCTTATCAGAAAGTTCTGATGCTGTAGGTGTAGAACCTTTTCATTATCTTATTCAATTAATTTCACGTGAATGTAAAAAAGTGAATTACGTAGAAAAGCAGATCGAAATATTAGAGCAGCTAAGGCTTAAGTGGAACTTTGATGCAGACTACTGCTCTCGAATCTGTCGCCAGCTTGGTGAGTTTTATCAAATGAAAGCGCACTTGTCTACTGATCCACTTAAGTATGATGTAAACATTACTAAGGCTGAGAAGGTTCTTCTGTCTGCACTTGAAATGGACAGTTCGCTATCAGTTAATCATTTTTACATTGCAAAGTTTTGGTGTGAGGAGGGAAATTATGACGAGATCGAGCAAGCGCTCCTTAACGTTGTTGAAATAGAGAAATTAAAACACACTGGTCACTGCTTGTTCACGTCTGTGCACGCTACTTTTGTTGATAAGCATTTAAAAAGCGAATTAAAACAACATCTGTTTATTTCATCCCCAATGATCATCCTTGCGTATTATTATCTGACTGTGTTGTATCACAAAACCGAGAGAGAAGACTCACTGAAGGATATTCTTTCAGAGTTTGAACAAGCAGCGTATATAGCTGTGATGGCTAAACCAGAGTTTGTGTCGTGTCTTGTTTTACTAGGTTATTCCTATTACTTTTGTGACGAAGTCGAGAAAGCAAAAGAGACATTTGCTATGGCTGCAAGTCACCAGCACGAGTTAAACGAAGAAGCTATTAAAATATGTTCGCTTGAataa